The following coding sequences are from one Ascaphus truei isolate aAscTru1 unplaced genomic scaffold, aAscTru1.hap1 HAP1_SCAFFOLD_1884, whole genome shotgun sequence window:
- the LOC142477029 gene encoding lysosomal alpha-mannosidase-like yields the protein RDTRGTWKLEQTEPVAGNYYPVNSRIYIKDRDVQLTVLTDRSQGGASITDGSLELMVHRRLLYDDNRGVGEALLESGAHGEGIVVRGRHLVLLDTPRGAADLHRTLALQEYLSPQIILAQGAGVPYTQARSPQKQFSALHTPLPQNAHLLTLALRYPQTVLLRLENPFQGHESDNYSRPVTVNLETLFSTLSLSDFEETTLAANQERSKVKRLQWRAEGGEGGLSPLPSDIPPTPALNPSNITLNPMEIRTFLASVPPTNSPTSTEDSETLSGLGGAPLCDGRGSPPPKT from the exons GAGGGACACTCGGGGAACGTGGAAGTTGGAGCAGACGGAGCCGGTGGCTGGAAATTACTATCCTGTGAACAGCCGGATTTATATCAAA gaTAGGGATGTGCAACTCACGGTTCTCACGGATCGCTCGCAGGGCGGCGCCAGTATCACAGACGGGTCGCTGGAGCTGATG GTGCACCGGCGCCTCCTGTACGATGATAACCgcggggtgggggaggcactgctGGAGTCGGGTGCTCATGGCGAGGGGATCGTGGTGAGGGGGAGACACCTGGTTCTGCTGGACACCCCCCGGGGGGCTGCGGATCTGCACCGCACGCTGGCTCTGCAGGAGTACCTGTCACCCCAAATTATCCTCGCCCAAGGAGCGGGCGTGCCCTACACCCAGGCCCGGAGCCCCCAGAaacag TTCTCGGCTCTGCACACCCCGCTCCCGCAGAACGCCCACCTCCTCACCCTCGCTCTGCGTTACCCCCAAACTGTCCTCCTGCGCCTGGAGAATCCGTTCCAGGGACACGAGAGCGACAATTACTCCCGGCCCGTCACTGTCAACCTCGAg aCGCtgttctccactctctctctgtctgacttTGAGGAGACGACGTTGGCAGCAAATCAGGAGAGAAGCAAAGTGAAGCGCCTGCAGTGGAGAGCGGAGGGAGGTGAGGGTGGG ctctccccGCTGCCCTCCGATATCCCTCCCACCCCTGCCCTGAACCCCTCTAACATCACCCTGAACCCCATGGAGATCCGCACCTTCCTCGCCAGCGTCCCGCCTACAAACAGCCCGACCTCGACGGAGGATAGCGAGACCCTCTCAGGACTGGGGGGAGCCCCCCTCTGTGACGGCaggggatcccccccccccaaaacctga